The DNA window CTACTTGAGCAAGTTCTTGATTAATAATAGCTATAATAGTATCTATATCTTCTTTGTTTTTAGGCTGAAAGTGTATAAAAAATACTCCATAATCAAAAAGATCATAATTAAAAGCTTGTAGTTCAGTTACCAATTCAAGCTCGTCAACTAACTTTTTATACAGACGAGAACTTTTACCTGCTCCTAAAATACACGACACAATATCAATAAGATAGTCTACTGCTTTACGAGCACCAGGAATTATCCAACCTACTATAACTATAGGCTGTGTGATATCACGGTAAATAGCTACTTCATAATTTTTTAAATCAGGTGAATGGTAGTACTGTTCACGAACATAACCCTGAGCTGTTGGGATATTTCCAAATGCTTTATGAGCTTTTTCAAAAACCTCTTGTGCTTCAACATCGCCCACCACTACTAAAGTAGCATTATTAGGCACATAATGATGCTCGTAGAATGCTACCAAATTATCTCGATTTAAGCTCCACAGATCTTGCTTATAACCAATAATGGGATGATGATACGGATGATCAGGAAAAATAGCAGAGATCATAAGCTCAATTACACTTGAAGCATAATCATCTTTGTACATCTTAAGTTCTTGAATAACTGCTTTAAGCTCAGAGTTTAAAAACTCTTCTTTAAAACTAGAACTGCGCATACAATCAGCCATTATAGGCAATGCTTCATGCCAATGTTGCGACGGAAAATCAAACAAATAACCGGTATAATCATACGACGTAAAGGCGTTACAAGAGCCTGACAATTTGTGTGTAATCATATTAATATCACACTCAGATAAGGTACCCGTTCCTTTAAAAATCATATGCTCTATAAGATGAGCTATACCTTTTTCACCAGTTTTTTCATCTTTTGATCCAACATTATACCATAATTGAGTTGATACTTTTGGAATGGTCTTACGGGGCATAACAAGTACTGTTAACCCGTTAGGGAGCACTTGCTTGAAAACGCGCGATGATGGCATAACAACCTCAGTAAATAAATTTTCTATCATATAATAAGTTTTTCTAAGTTTATAATAAGAAGCTCCAAAGAGCAACTTAGCATCTTTTGACAGTCTCTTTAAAATAACTTATAGTATTAATAATAAAATTTTTAAAACAGAAATAATTAATGAGTATAAAAACAGACAGATCAATGAGCTTTACAGATCGCATACATCCCCTACTTATAAGCACTCTTTTTTTTATTATGGGCATTATAGCAGCAGCTCATACTCTCTCTTTTGTTGCATTAAGCTTTTTAGTTGTTAGTGCTCTAGGCATTACACTACTTTTTAACCAGAATGGCAAAAGGGGTGCTTTATATTTAGCTTTTGTTATTATGCTCCCTTTCACTATAGGTTTTTGTCGGTACACACACGTAACACACAGTTACTTTACTGTTAAACAACTTATTACAGATAGGTCCTTTGATTGTACGGGCTGGGTAAGCGAAAACAGTAGTCAGTTAGATCAAAAGCGCTTTAAGCATAAGCTCACAGTAACGCTTACGAGTATTACGCTGCCCGATAAAACAGTGGTTAAAACTCCCTACACACTTACCTTTTATCTTTTACAAAAACCACTGTGTAAACCTGGCGATACGCTTAGTATTAAAAATATTACTATACAAGCTCCTAAGCTAAAGTTTGAACACTACTTACTTAAAGAATCGTCTTTGGGCACCTTGTTTTTGCCAAACATAGACTACACCTGTTTAAGCACGGCACCCTACAGTTTTGCACGTATTTCTGCTGATAATAAACAACGAGTGAGTACAGCACTTACTTACAAATTAAACAAGTTAACACATACGCTTTTTTGTACCATATTTTTAGGAACCAAACCCTCTAATACTCTTTATCTAACGAGCGTAAAAGAACTCTTTTCTTATTGGGGTATTATACATTATTTAGCACGATCAGGACTGCATGTGGCTTTAATTGTTATGATATGGAGCCTACTCCTCTGCTGGCTGCCACTGCCTTATTATTTTAAACAACTACTGCTTATGAGCTTAATAGGGCTTTACACTATTTTAACCTGGTCAAGCATTTCATTTATACGTGCTTTTGTAACCTTTCTGCTCTATAAATTTTGTATTTTCCATAGTCGACCTAGCCATGCTGTGCATATACTTACACTCACAACACTTGGTATACTTACCGCCAATCCCTTACAACTCTTTTTTTTAGATTTTCAGTTAAGCTTTGCTTTAACTTTTGCTTTAGCATGGTTTAATGAAATAAAAATATATTATAAAAATAGTAAAACTATTGAAGCGACAACATAAAGTAACCTACACTAAATGCAGGACACTTAGTTTTTTAAAGGGGACAAAAAAATGTTAACAGTCGTATTTCGTACAAAATTGGCACACTACTTTATTTTATTAACTATTTTTATACAAAGCTTTCACCATACTCTTGCAAATACATCCCTTAAGTCTCCGCTTGAACATTCAACAACTGCTATTTTTTATATGGCTGCGGACAATGATTTATATCCGTTTTCTGAACGCAATATACGGCAAATACGTGCAGTTATTGCCAAATTTGATGAACAAGCAAAAAAGAGACTTAAAATAGCTATTCACATAGATATGCATAGGCCAGGACAGCCTAAAATAACAAGACGCTATTATGTTGACAAACAACAGCTCGTACAAATTGGTAAAGATATGTCCATGGATAGTGGCGACCCACAAACACTGATAGATTGCTGTCGCTGGGCAATTGAAAGTTATCCTGCTGACAATTATGTACTCTTTTTATGGAATCATGGCCTTGGTATAATCGAGCCACCTATTAAGCATGCAATTAACCCTTCACAACTTTTTAAATTTAATGCAACAACCCGACTTGTAGAACTTAACCGTAGTGTGGGATTTTTAGACTATATTACCTCAACTGATAAGCCAAGCCAATCGCTTCAAAAACGGAGCATTTGCTTTGATGACACTACCGGTAATTATTTAACCAATCAAAAGCTTAAGTTCGCTCTTGAAACTGTTTATCACCGCTATTTACATAAAAAAAAGATAACTATATGTTGTGATGCTTGTCTTATGGCGATGATTGAAGTTATTAGTCCTCTTAAAGACTATGTTGATTACTTTATAAGCTCTCAAGAAGTAGAATTAGGTATGGGTTATGATTACACTCACGTTTTTACACCTTTTATTACCACAAGCCTTGATAAACGTGCTTTTGCAACTCATGTGGTATCTTCTTATCAACAAGCATATAACAAGATAACGCAAGATTATACCCAATCAGCAATCGATTTATCCCATTTTTCTGTTATTGATACCAAAGTAGATCAATTAGCCCGCTTACTTATTGAAGGCCTACAAAAACAAAAAAATAGATCCGTAAAAGAGACAATCAGGCTCAGTAAACATAAAAATCTGTGCACAAACTTTGATGAACCAACGTATATAGATTACGGCCATTTTGCAGCAAATATGCTGTTAAATATAGGCCGCTGTGAACTAAAAACTCAAAGCGAAACTCTCCATTTTAGGCAACAAGTAACCACAGTATTGCAACAAACACTAGAAGCTATACGAAGCAGTGTTATAGCTAATGCTACAGGTAAAAATCTAGCTCAAGCACAAGGCCTTTCTATTTATTTTCCTGAAAATCATATTCATACTTCATATCGTCAATCAGTTTTTGCAACAGAACAAACCCAGTGGTATAACTTTTTGACCCATTACTTAACACACTAATAACTCTTAAAGAGCAATAAGCATAGAGCTTTATTGCTCTTTAATTATATCTAACTTATACTTTGAAAAGCTTTATACACGTATATTTTGCGCAACATGCGCAACAAATAGACCTGTTGCACAACGCGCTACATTTTTATTTTTGCTCCAAAAGCAACACTCAAAAATGCAACATTATTACTCTAAATCATCAAAACGCAACAAATACACTTATGGAAACACAAAAAACTAAACAACAACTGCTTGATGACCTGTATGCCCCGTATCAAAAATGCCTACAATGCCCCTTAGGTTTTTTAGGACGTACTAATGTAGTTTTTGGCGAAGGCAATCCTAATACTAAGATACTTTTTGTAGGTGAAGCACCAGGGCGAGAAGAGGATGAACAAGCAAGACCCTTTGTAGGTCGTTCAGGCAAGCTCCTTAATAAAGCACTTGAGCTTGCAGGCATTGCTCGAGAAGATATCTATATAACTAATATAGTAAAATGTCGCCCTCCAGATAATCGAAAACCGCTGCCCATCGAGATAACCACGTGTACCAATATCTTGCTTATCAACCAAATTAAGATTATACAACCTGCTCTTATATGCCCTTTAGGTTCAGTTGCACTTACTACATTGCTTGGGTCAGATTATAAAATAACGCAAGCACGTGGCACAAGTATACAA is part of the Candidatus Dependentiae bacterium genome and encodes:
- a CDS encoding ComEC/Rec2 family competence protein produces the protein MSIKTDRSMSFTDRIHPLLISTLFFIMGIIAAAHTLSFVALSFLVVSALGITLLFNQNGKRGALYLAFVIMLPFTIGFCRYTHVTHSYFTVKQLITDRSFDCTGWVSENSSQLDQKRFKHKLTVTLTSITLPDKTVVKTPYTLTFYLLQKPLCKPGDTLSIKNITIQAPKLKFEHYLLKESSLGTLFLPNIDYTCLSTAPYSFARISADNKQRVSTALTYKLNKLTHTLFCTIFLGTKPSNTLYLTSVKELFSYWGIIHYLARSGLHVALIVMIWSLLLCWLPLPYYFKQLLLMSLIGLYTILTWSSISFIRAFVTFLLYKFCIFHSRPSHAVHILTLTTLGILTANPLQLFFLDFQLSFALTFALAWFNEIKIYYKNSKTIEATT
- a CDS encoding uracil-DNA glycosylase, whose amino-acid sequence is METQKTKQQLLDDLYAPYQKCLQCPLGFLGRTNVVFGEGNPNTKILFVGEAPGREEDEQARPFVGRSGKLLNKALELAGIAREDIYITNIVKCRPPDNRKPLPIEITTCTNILLINQIKIIQPALICPLGSVALTTLLGSDYKITQARGTSIQKESFLILPVYHPSYVLRNQSLMPIFFQDIKAIKDQLIKLSLS